Sequence from the Desulfovibrio oxyclinae DSM 11498 genome:
GAAACCTGCAACTCATGCAAAACAACAATGCCTCCGGCGGCCCCTTCAGCGGGACCAAATGGCCGCCGCTCTTTGCCGAGTGCAGGGTAGCGCCCTGACCGCCGGAGGCTCTTTCGTTACGTGAGGGGGAGACAAGAGAAAACGGAGCCGCCGAAGTGGCTCCGTTTTCTTGTGGGTGACCCACGAGGGGGTGAGGGTCACCGGAGATGACGCCATGCTATCCTGGGCGGGATATGGATCGGACGGATATCCCGCGACGGTTTGCACGGTAAAGCCGAATATCGACTTGTTGATAACAGGCTATCGTACAAATCCGCCCTTGGCAAGTACATACTCCGATCTTTTACGCCTTAGGCTATTATAATAACCACTCTAAATCCTACCTGAAAAGGTGTGAAAACTGGCCGTAACCTTGTTCTTCGAGTTCGTCCGCCGGGATGAAGCGCAGGGCTGCGGAGTTGAGGCAGTATCGAAGCCCTGTTGGTTCCGGGCCGTCGTTGAAGACGTGGCCGAGATGCGAGTCGGCGTGTTTGGAGCGTACTTCGATGCGGCGCATGAAAAGGGAGTTGTCCTCGTGTTCGGTGACGTTTTCATCCACCAGCGGCTTGGTGAAGCTTGGCCAGCCGGTGCCGGAATCGAATTTGTCCGTGGAGCTGAAGAGCGGTTCTCCTGAAATGATGTCCACGTATATGCCGGGCTCGTGGTTGTCCCAGTATTCGTTGTTGAAGGCCGGTTCGGTGCCGTTTTTGCGGGTCACTTCGTACTGGAGCGGGGTCAGGGTCTTCTTGAGCTGTGCGTCGGACGGGATGGAGTATTCGCCCTTTTTTTCCGGCTGCTCCGGCTTGGTGACACTGACGGATTCCTCGCCTTCCCACTTGTTTTCGGTGTAGCGGTCGCGACCGGAAAAGAAGCGGTAGGTTTTGTAGCGGACCGGATTCTTCTTGTAATAATCCTGATGATACTGCTCTGCCGTGTAGAAAGTAGAGAAAGGCAGGACTTTTGTGGCGACGGGTTTGTCGAACCTGCCGGATTCGTTCAAGGCTCGGATGGACTCTTCTGCAATGCGTTTCTGTTCCTCGTCGTGATAGAATATGGCCGAGGTGTACTGGAAGCCCCTGTCGCCGAATGAACCGCCTTCGTCGGTGGGGTCGTGGTGTCTCCAGAACGATTGGAGGATGGTCTCGTAATCGATCACGCCCGGGTCGAAATGCACCTGAACGGCTTCTCGGTGCTTGGTGCTTCCCGAGCTGACCTGTTCGTAGGTGGGGTTTTCGATTTCGCCCCCGGCGTATCCTGAAACGGCCTTGGTGACGCCGGGGAGTTTTTCCATGTCCGCTTCAACGCACCAAAAACAGCCCCCGGCAAGGGTGGCTATGGAAAGATCGCTTTCTTGTCCGGGCATGCGCGCCTCCGATGGTTTCGCCATTGGGGCGGAAACAGCCCCGGCGGTGAGCAGGAAAACAAAAGCCGCAATGATGGAAAGGCCAGTGTATCTGTTCATGAATTCTCCTAGTTGAGAATATTTACCATAATAACAGAGTAACCGGATACGGACGCAAGTCAACGCCGGGGGTAAAGAAAAATGCGTATCGTCCGATGGGACGTGTAAGGCAAGGTAAAAAAGCAAGGAGACCATCATGGAAGGTACCACTATCGCAGCACCCAGTAATCAGGGTACGGATATGGCCGAACAGATGAAGAGACTTGCCAAGCTGCGTATGCAGCGTCAGGTGTTCAAGGACCCGACCGTTGCCAGCGAGCTGGTCAAGACTCAGGCCACCGCAACCTACAACGCCGAAGCCAGCCTCGTACAGTCGGCGGTATCCCCTCGTGGATCCGTCTAACTTTCGAGGAAGGCTCCGAATGAAGCGGCCCCGCCGGATTGTACCCGGCGGGGCCGCTTTCGTTTCGCTTTCGTGCGGACTGGTTAGCCTTTTTTGGCGATCTTGGCCCAGCTGTCGCGCAGGGTGGCGGTGCGGTTGAAGACCAGTTTTTCGCCGGGGGTGTGATCCTTGGCGTCGGCGATGAAGTAGCCGGTGCGCTCGAACTGGAAGTGGGTGCCGGGTTCGATGTCGGCAAGCGCCGGTTCAACGAAGCACTCGGTGCGAACTTCCTTGGAGTCGGGATTGAGGCAGTCGGTGAAGGTGCGTCCTTCGCCGGGGTTGCCGGGCCTGTCTTCGGAGAAGAGTCTTTCGTAGAGCCGCACTTCTGCCTTGGCTGCGTGCTTGGCGCTGACCCAGTGAATGGTGCCCTTGACTTTGCGGCCGTCGTCGGACCAGCCGCCGCGGGTGGCGGGATCGTAGGTGCAGCGAACGGCGGTGATGATGCCGTTTTCGTCCTTGTCGCAGCCGGTGCAGGTTACATAGTAGGCGAAGCGCAGCCGCACTTCCTTGCCCGGCGTCAGGCGGAAGTATTTCTTGGGCGCGTCCTCCATGAAGTCCGCGCGGTCGATGATCAACTCGCGGCCGAAGGGGACCTTGCGGGTGCCGACGGACTCGTCTTCGGGGTGCAGCGGCATTTCGAAAACGTCCTCACCGTCCTCGGGATAGTTTTCGATGATCAGCCTGACGGGGTCGAGTACGCCCAGATAGCGCGGGGCGCGTTCGTTCAGGTCCTGCCGTACGCAGTGTTCAAGCAGGGCGTATTCCACCATGGAGTCCGCCTTGGCCACGCCGATGCGGTCGCAGAAGTCGCGGATGGATTCGGGGGTATAGCCGCGGCGGCGGAATCCGGAGATGGTGGGCATACGCGGGTCGTCCCATCCGTCCACGTGTCCTTCCTGCACCAGCTGGATGAGCTTGCGCTTGGAGAGCACGGTGCCGGATATGTTCAGCCGTGCGAATTCGTACTGATAGGGGCGCTCCTGCGTGGTGGCGCCGCCGCCGAAGACTTCGGTCTCGTTCTCGCCGCACGTTTCGGAGCCGATGCATTCGATGAGCGTGTCGAGCACCCAGTCGTAAAGCGGGCGGTTGTTCTCGAACTCCAGCGTGCAGATGGAGTGGGTGATGCCCTCGAAGTAGTCGGACAGGCAGTGGGCGAAGTCGTACATGGGGTAGATGCACCATGCGTCGCCGGTGCGGTGGTGATCGGCGTGCTTGATGCGGTAGAGCGTCGGATCGCGCAGGACCACGTTGGGCGAGGCCATGTCGATCTTGGCGCGCAGCACGCGTTCGCCGTCGCCGAATTCGCCGTCTTTCATGCGGCGGAACAGGTCGAGGTTCTCCTCGACGGGGCGGTCGCGATAGGGAGACTCCTTGCCGGGCTCCTTGAGGGTGCCGCGGTATTCGCGGATTTCCTCGGCGGACAGGTCATCCACGTAGGCCTTGCCGGCGCGGATGAAGAGCTCGGCCACGGCGTAGAAGCGCTCGAAATAGTCGGACGCGTAGAACTGATTCTCGCCCCAGTCGAAGCCGAGCCAGCGGACGTCTTCCTTGATGGAATCCACGTACTCCGTGTCTTCCTTCACCGGGTTGGTGTCGTCGAAGCGCAGGTTGCATTGTCCGTCGTAGTCGCGGGCGATGCCGAAATTGAGACAGATGGATTTGGCGTGCCCAATATGGAGGTAGCCGTTCGGCTCCGGTGGAAAGCGGGTAACGACCCGGTCGCCGTACTTGCCGTTTTCGAGATCCTTGTCGATGATCTGGCGGACGAAGTCCTTGCCTTTCTCAGGTGCTTCGGGCTTGTTGCTCATGCGCTCTCCTAAGCTGTGCGTGCACTGGAAATATCTTGAGAAACCGCTGTGCAGCGGGGTGATTCCGTTGGAACACGGATACGGGAAAAGCCCCGGTTGGTCAATGCTCATGCGGGTTGCGAACCTCGGACGAAAGAGGTAGGGGGAGCACCGATCAAATTGCAAGGAGACAACACATGTCGCTTTTCGTCATAGATGAATCACTTTGCGCACGCGACGGCCTGTGCGCAAGGGAATGTCCCGTGTCGTGCATCGACTGGGAAAAGGGCGGACTGCCCGTGGAGAATGGCCGTACCGCCTCTCGCTGCATCGCCTGCGGGCACTGCATGGCCGTGTGCCCCAAGGGGGCGCTTCAGCTCACCGGCTTTGGTGAGGCGCGTCGGGTCTCCAAAAAGGAGCTGCCCTCGCCGGAACAGGCCGAGCTGCTGATGCAGACCCGCCGTTCGGTGCGCGAGTACTCGGACAAGCCCGTGGACCGCGAGCTTCTTTCGCACCTGTTGAACGTGACAGAGTATGCGCCCTCCGGCCACAACGCCCGTCCCGTGGGATGGAGCGTGGCCGAAAGCCGTGAGAAGGTCGAGGCCGTCTGCGAGTCCGTGGCCGAATGGATGGACATTGAAGTCAAGGCGCGTTCCGAGAAATCCAGAGAATACTTCCTGCCCGGCATCCTGCGGTACTGGCGCAGGGGACGCGACCTCATCTGTCGCGGCGCTCCGGCGTTGGCGGTCTGCCATGCGCCCTTGAACGGCCCGACGCCGCAGGAGGATGCCGTGGTCGCGCTGACCTATCTTGAACTGGCGGCCCACGCCCATGGCCTTGGTGCCTGCTGGGGTGGGCTGGTCAAGTTCGCCTGCGATGCTCATGCGCCGCTGCGAGAACTGCTGGGCGTCCCTGAAGACCATGCCGTGCACGGCGTGCTGATGCTCGGCAAGCCCAAGGTCCGCTACGGTTCGGTGCCGCCGAGGCGTCCGGCCTCGGTCCGCTGGCTGTAGTCTCGGCCGAATGAAGTAACGGAAAACGGGTCGTCCTTGCGGGGCGGCCCGTTTTTTTATTGGAAAACAGATTGTATGCTTTTGGGCATACACTTTCCTTGAAATTGCTCGCGCAGCATCCTCTTGGCTGTTTCATTAAAAAATATCCGTATTGAGGGCGGAAAATCATTCGTTCATTCATTCCATGGAGCTAGACTGTGTTCCAATGACAAATATCAGGGAGTAGCGCGAATGGATAGGTTGGCTGATGCGCGCGTGGCGTGGGAACCCCTTCTGGGAAGCGCCTTTTTCATAAGCCTGACACCCATGCTCTGTTACAGGGTAGAGCCTGACGGCAGCAGGGGCTTTATTGAGGTCGTGAACCGGGCATTCATTGAAAAGTACGGTTATTCAGATGATGCGTTGAAGAAGATGACGGTCAACGATCTGGATGCGCCGGAAGTCCGTTCGGCCGTGCCGCCGCTTTCCACACGGTTCAGAGCAGCTAAGTCGAGAAGTTTTGAAACCATACATCTAATGGCTTCCGGAGCGCGAGTGGCTGTGGAGGTTCGTGCGGGATTGCTCGAAACCGAAGCTGGTCGTTTCGTGGTGGCCGGCATGCAGCCGCGAGAGGATTACGTTCCATCAGAGGAAGGGGAGAATGGTCGTGAAAGGATTTGTTCCGGAGTGCGGGAACTGGAAGAACTGAACGCGGATCTGATTCAGAAGGACATGGAGCTTCGCCGTCGCGAAGCGCAGTTCGATACCGCAAGGGAACTCGGCGGTATAGGAAGCTGGAGCGTCAATCTCGAAACTGGCGAAAAGTACTGGTCGGACGAGGTGTATAACATAACGGGATTTGACAAGGGCTCAGGGCCGGTGGGGAAGGACGAGTTGATACGGCTGGTCCATGAGTCGGATCGGGACATGGTCGAAAAGAGCTTTCTGAACTGTATTCGTAACGGACACGGGATGGACGTCCGGTTCGGCATGATAGGCTATGATGGTGTGGAGCGGCATGTTCAGGTTAGGGCGCTGATGGAGCATGATTCCAAGGATCACGGCATTTGGATGCACGGATTCGTGCGTGATGTCTCCGATGACTATCGTCGCGCGGCCAGGGCTCGCAGCAGCGAGGACATGTTTCGTTCGCTTTTCCTGAGCAGTTCCTCCGTCATGATGCTCATTGACCCGGACACCGGCACCATTGTCAGGCCGAATGCCGCGGCGTGCCGTTTCTACGGTTACAGCCGCAACGAGCTCATCGGCAAGCCGATCGGCGAAATCAACATGCTCTCGGAAGAGACCCTTGGAGAGCGCATATCGCAGGCTTCCGCCGAACAGAAGCGCCGCTTTCACTTTCAGCACCGTCTCGCGAACGGGGAGATTCGCGAAGTCGATGTTTTCTCCGGCCCAGTCAACGTTCTGGGAAAACGGCTTCTCTATTCCATCGTCATAGACATGACCGAAGAACGACGGGCCGAAGAAGAACTCAAGCGCGCCAGAAACGAAGCCGTGCAGGCCAACAAGGCCAAAAGCGAATTTCTGGCCAATATGAGCCACGAGATACGAACGCCCCTGAACGGTGTGCTGGGTATGCTCCAGCTTTTGCGGCAAACCGTGCGTCAGGCGGAAGAAATCGAGTATGTGGATACGGCGCTCGACTCAGGGCGCAATCTCCTGCGGCTCATCTCCGACATCCTCGACCTGTGCAAGGTGGAGGCAGGGCGCATGAGCGTGGAGAGCAACCGCTTTAATCCGCGCGAATTGGTGAAGGGGTCCACGGATCTGTTCCGGCGCGAGGCACAGGACAAGAACCTCAGTTTGCGGTTTCGTCCCAGCGGCCCCATGCCCGAATGGGTGCTGGGAGATGAAGTGCGTGTTCGCCAGATTCTTTTCAACCTCATTGGCAACGCCGTGAAGTTCACGCATGTGGGCGGCATCTCCGTTGATGCGGGTATGGTGCAGGATGCCAAGGGGCCTTTGCTCTGGGTCAGCGTGAAGGACACCGGCATCGGCATGCGGCCATGGGAGGTCCCCAAGGTTTTCGAGACCTTCACGCAGGCTGATGGCTCGTTCACCCGGACGTATCAGGGCAGTGGGCTTGGCCTGAGCATAGTCCGCAGGCTGGTGCAGCTCATGGACGGGACGCTCACGGTGGATACCGAGGAGGGGGCCGGGACCACGGTCGTCTTTACTGTGCGCTTGAAGGTGAATGATCCGGAGAAGGACGTAGCAGCCGGGAACCGCCCCAAGAAAAAGACGGCTCGCAATGCCAGGAAGGTCCTTCTTGTGGAGGACGAGCGCGTGAATCGTCTCACGGCCAGAAGGATGCTCGAAAAGGAAGGACACGCCGTGCTCTGTGCCGAAAACGGCAAGGAAGCGTTGGATATCCTCAATGCAGACCCCGAAGTGGACTGTGTGCTGATGGATGTCCAGATGCCGGTGATGGACGGCGTGGAAGCCTTGCGCAGAATCCGCGAGGGACGAACCGCCGCGTCTTCGGAGATACCGATCATCGCCCTGACGGCGCACGCCATGGCGGGCGACCGTGAACGGTTGCTGGGCGAAGGGATGAACGACTATCTCTCCAAGCCAGTCGGAGCCATGGAGCTGGTCCGGGCCGTAGACGCCGTCATGGCGAAATAGGCCCGGTCCCCAATGAATGGAAGGCCGCCCTGGTTGCGTGCGGTGGCTACTTTTTCCAGTACGGCGAGGAAAGGTCCTCGAAGGCGCTCATGGCGGCAACGGAACCTTCCCCGATG
This genomic interval carries:
- the msrB gene encoding peptide-methionine (R)-S-oxide reductase MsrB, producing the protein MNRYTGLSIIAAFVFLLTAGAVSAPMAKPSEARMPGQESDLSIATLAGGCFWCVEADMEKLPGVTKAVSGYAGGEIENPTYEQVSSGSTKHREAVQVHFDPGVIDYETILQSFWRHHDPTDEGGSFGDRGFQYTSAIFYHDEEQKRIAEESIRALNESGRFDKPVATKVLPFSTFYTAEQYHQDYYKKNPVRYKTYRFFSGRDRYTENKWEGEESVSVTKPEQPEKKGEYSIPSDAQLKKTLTPLQYEVTRKNGTEPAFNNEYWDNHEPGIYVDIISGEPLFSSTDKFDSGTGWPSFTKPLVDENVTEHEDNSLFMRRIEVRSKHADSHLGHVFNDGPEPTGLRYCLNSAALRFIPADELEEQGYGQFSHLFR
- a CDS encoding glutamine--tRNA ligase/YqeY domain fusion protein, which gives rise to MSNKPEAPEKGKDFVRQIIDKDLENGKYGDRVVTRFPPEPNGYLHIGHAKSICLNFGIARDYDGQCNLRFDDTNPVKEDTEYVDSIKEDVRWLGFDWGENQFYASDYFERFYAVAELFIRAGKAYVDDLSAEEIREYRGTLKEPGKESPYRDRPVEENLDLFRRMKDGEFGDGERVLRAKIDMASPNVVLRDPTLYRIKHADHHRTGDAWCIYPMYDFAHCLSDYFEGITHSICTLEFENNRPLYDWVLDTLIECIGSETCGENETEVFGGGATTQERPYQYEFARLNISGTVLSKRKLIQLVQEGHVDGWDDPRMPTISGFRRRGYTPESIRDFCDRIGVAKADSMVEYALLEHCVRQDLNERAPRYLGVLDPVRLIIENYPEDGEDVFEMPLHPEDESVGTRKVPFGRELIIDRADFMEDAPKKYFRLTPGKEVRLRFAYYVTCTGCDKDENGIITAVRCTYDPATRGGWSDDGRKVKGTIHWVSAKHAAKAEVRLYERLFSEDRPGNPGEGRTFTDCLNPDSKEVRTECFVEPALADIEPGTHFQFERTGYFIADAKDHTPGEKLVFNRTATLRDSWAKIAKKG
- a CDS encoding nitroreductase family protein; amino-acid sequence: MSLFVIDESLCARDGLCARECPVSCIDWEKGGLPVENGRTASRCIACGHCMAVCPKGALQLTGFGEARRVSKKELPSPEQAELLMQTRRSVREYSDKPVDRELLSHLLNVTEYAPSGHNARPVGWSVAESREKVEAVCESVAEWMDIEVKARSEKSREYFLPGILRYWRRGRDLICRGAPALAVCHAPLNGPTPQEDAVVALTYLELAAHAHGLGACWGGLVKFACDAHAPLRELLGVPEDHAVHGVLMLGKPKVRYGSVPPRRPASVRWL
- a CDS encoding hybrid sensor histidine kinase/response regulator; the protein is MDRLADARVAWEPLLGSAFFISLTPMLCYRVEPDGSRGFIEVVNRAFIEKYGYSDDALKKMTVNDLDAPEVRSAVPPLSTRFRAAKSRSFETIHLMASGARVAVEVRAGLLETEAGRFVVAGMQPREDYVPSEEGENGRERICSGVRELEELNADLIQKDMELRRREAQFDTARELGGIGSWSVNLETGEKYWSDEVYNITGFDKGSGPVGKDELIRLVHESDRDMVEKSFLNCIRNGHGMDVRFGMIGYDGVERHVQVRALMEHDSKDHGIWMHGFVRDVSDDYRRAARARSSEDMFRSLFLSSSSVMMLIDPDTGTIVRPNAAACRFYGYSRNELIGKPIGEINMLSEETLGERISQASAEQKRRFHFQHRLANGEIREVDVFSGPVNVLGKRLLYSIVIDMTEERRAEEELKRARNEAVQANKAKSEFLANMSHEIRTPLNGVLGMLQLLRQTVRQAEEIEYVDTALDSGRNLLRLISDILDLCKVEAGRMSVESNRFNPRELVKGSTDLFRREAQDKNLSLRFRPSGPMPEWVLGDEVRVRQILFNLIGNAVKFTHVGGISVDAGMVQDAKGPLLWVSVKDTGIGMRPWEVPKVFETFTQADGSFTRTYQGSGLGLSIVRRLVQLMDGTLTVDTEEGAGTTVVFTVRLKVNDPEKDVAAGNRPKKKTARNARKVLLVEDERVNRLTARRMLEKEGHAVLCAENGKEALDILNADPEVDCVLMDVQMPVMDGVEALRRIREGRTAASSEIPIIALTAHAMAGDRERLLGEGMNDYLSKPVGAMELVRAVDAVMAK